The Aeromicrobium senzhongii genome includes a window with the following:
- a CDS encoding prenyltransferase/squalene oxidase repeat-containing protein, whose product MKSPVRQRALIAVASGAIALSTAVAVTPAASAAPNSYAYSAARWLDDQLTGGLVHNPNWGGFDDYGLSLDVFFALNELGTRTATQTRIVDAVSAKVADYTTYDDGSKVTFYPGSGGKLAVAVEAVGGDASDVNGTDLVAQIERLTDDTTGAIDPGLTYGGVGQTWATRALVAAGSDEADESVAFLLSKQCPNGSFLQNYAAACESTIEVDSTAFATIALAEAVKAGHTGVADELAAAAKALASAQAADGSFVGNGTPNTNSTGLAATALRLAGQTGAAGSAAAWLVKHQVTDAKAEDTALANEIGAVAYDAAAMATGADEGITDESRDQWIRATAQAAAGVQAQLSATKVEVTRSGTFVSARRAASVRATGLRPGEKYTATIAGGGTARGTVPANGVVTASVATPAGTATRTVTVTGSRGNRAGSTSVTVLGARKLAVAKARKKVKRAKVQKVVVRGLAAREPVRIQYRGKVVRRGVASAQGTYTYRFKVGRKTGTAKVVVRGAFTDRQGATSFRVVK is encoded by the coding sequence ATGAAGTCACCCGTGCGCCAGCGCGCCCTGATCGCCGTCGCCTCCGGCGCGATCGCCCTCTCGACGGCCGTCGCCGTCACTCCCGCCGCTTCCGCGGCCCCCAACAGCTATGCGTACTCCGCCGCGCGCTGGCTGGACGACCAGCTCACCGGCGGCCTCGTGCACAACCCGAACTGGGGCGGCTTCGACGACTACGGACTGTCGCTCGACGTGTTCTTCGCGTTGAACGAGCTCGGGACGCGGACGGCGACGCAGACCCGCATCGTCGATGCCGTCAGCGCGAAGGTCGCGGACTACACCACCTACGACGACGGGTCGAAGGTCACGTTCTACCCCGGCTCGGGTGGCAAGCTCGCGGTCGCGGTCGAAGCGGTGGGCGGCGATGCCTCCGACGTGAACGGCACCGACTTGGTCGCGCAGATCGAGCGCCTCACCGACGACACCACCGGAGCCATCGATCCCGGCTTGACCTACGGCGGCGTCGGCCAGACCTGGGCCACGCGCGCCCTGGTCGCGGCGGGCAGCGACGAGGCCGACGAGTCCGTGGCGTTCCTGCTGTCGAAGCAGTGCCCGAACGGCTCGTTCCTGCAGAACTACGCCGCCGCCTGCGAGTCCACGATCGAGGTCGACTCGACGGCCTTCGCGACGATCGCCCTCGCCGAAGCGGTGAAGGCCGGCCACACCGGCGTCGCCGACGAGCTCGCGGCCGCGGCGAAGGCGCTGGCGTCGGCACAGGCCGCGGACGGATCGTTCGTCGGGAACGGCACCCCGAACACGAACTCGACCGGTCTGGCGGCGACGGCGCTGCGGCTGGCGGGTCAGACGGGAGCCGCCGGGTCCGCGGCCGCCTGGCTCGTGAAGCACCAGGTGACGGACGCCAAGGCCGAGGACACGGCCCTGGCCAACGAGATCGGCGCGGTCGCGTACGACGCCGCCGCGATGGCGACCGGCGCGGACGAGGGGATCACGGACGAGAGTCGCGACCAGTGGATCCGTGCCACCGCCCAGGCGGCCGCCGGGGTCCAGGCGCAGCTGTCGGCCACGAAGGTCGAGGTGACCCGGTCCGGGACGTTCGTCAGCGCCCGGCGCGCGGCGTCCGTGCGGGCCACGGGACTGCGACCGGGTGAGAAGTACACGGCCACGATCGCCGGGGGCGGCACGGCCCGCGGCACCGTGCCGGCGAACGGCGTCGTGACGGCGTCCGTCGCGACTCCGGCCGGCACCGCCACGCGCACGGTCACCGTCACGGGCTCGCGCGGCAACCGAGCCGGCTCCACGTCGGTCACGGTCCTGGGCGCCCGCAAGCTCGCCGTCGCGAAGGCCAGGAAGAAGGTCAAGCGCGCCAAGGTCCAGAAGGTCGTCGTGCGCGGACTCGCTGCCCGCGAGCCGGTCCGGATCCAGTACCGGGGCAAGGTCGTCAGGCGCGGTGTCGCCTCGGCGCAGGGCACGTACACGTACCGGTTCAAGGTCGGCCGCAAGACCGGCACGGCCAAGGTCGTCGTGCGCGGCGCGTTCACCGATCGCCAGGGTGCGACCTCCTTCCGGGTCGTGAAGTGA
- a CDS encoding ABC transporter ATP-binding protein, protein MISFDDVTFWYDGADVPTLAGVDLEIDEGELVLVSGRTGSGKSTLLGMLNGLVPHFTGGTLAGDIRIDGASIVGRPPRELAHLVGYVAQDPLSGFVADVVEEELAYGMEHLGLDPRTMRRRVEETLDLLGIADLRRRSVRSLSGGQQQRVAIGSVLTMHPRVLVLDEPTSALDPTAAEDVLATIARLVDDLALTVVVAEHRMERVVPFADRLAVVEDGRVRIGEPAELLVDAPVAPPLVHLGRLAGWRPLPLSVREARRRVKPLAERLGSPPRPHTPERPPALEARGITVRYGHFAAVDDVDLRVGHGEVVALMGRNGSGKSSLLWAVQGTGDRTSGVVDVDGVDPGDVRPVEARMLVGLVPQTAADLLYLETVDRECAAADDQAGVAPGTCRGLLDRLAPGIVGHRHPRDLSEGQKLALVLAVVLTAQPAVVALDEPTRGLDYPGKAALARILHDLAADGHGIVVSSHDVEFVATVADTVVVLADGEVVSSGPVREVLAESPAFAPQVSKVLGHDWLTVDEVAARLPSEVVR, encoded by the coding sequence ATGATCTCCTTCGACGACGTCACCTTCTGGTACGACGGGGCCGACGTGCCCACGCTGGCCGGGGTCGACCTCGAGATCGACGAGGGCGAGCTGGTGCTGGTGTCCGGCCGCACCGGGTCGGGCAAGTCGACCCTGCTGGGGATGCTGAACGGGCTCGTGCCGCACTTCACCGGCGGCACGCTCGCCGGCGACATCCGCATCGACGGCGCGTCGATCGTCGGCCGTCCGCCACGCGAGCTGGCACACCTCGTCGGCTACGTGGCCCAGGACCCGCTCTCGGGATTCGTCGCCGACGTCGTCGAGGAGGAGCTGGCCTACGGCATGGAGCACCTCGGTCTCGATCCGCGGACGATGCGCCGCCGGGTCGAGGAGACGCTCGACCTGCTGGGGATCGCGGACCTGCGCCGGCGGTCGGTGCGGTCCCTGTCCGGTGGTCAGCAGCAGCGGGTCGCCATCGGATCGGTCCTGACGATGCACCCCCGCGTGCTGGTGCTGGACGAGCCCACGTCGGCGCTCGACCCCACCGCGGCCGAGGACGTCCTGGCGACCATCGCCCGCCTCGTCGACGATCTGGCCCTCACCGTGGTCGTCGCCGAGCACCGGATGGAGCGGGTCGTTCCCTTCGCCGACCGGCTGGCGGTGGTCGAGGACGGCCGGGTCCGCATCGGCGAGCCGGCCGAGCTGTTGGTCGACGCCCCGGTGGCGCCACCGTTGGTGCACCTGGGACGGCTGGCCGGATGGCGTCCGCTGCCGCTGTCGGTGCGCGAGGCCCGGCGCCGGGTCAAGCCACTGGCCGAGCGGCTCGGGTCGCCGCCACGGCCGCACACCCCCGAGCGTCCGCCGGCGCTGGAGGCACGGGGCATCACGGTCCGCTACGGCCACTTCGCCGCCGTCGACGACGTCGACCTGAGGGTCGGGCACGGCGAGGTCGTGGCGCTCATGGGGCGCAACGGCTCGGGCAAGAGCTCGCTGCTGTGGGCCGTGCAGGGCACCGGCGACCGGACCTCCGGAGTCGTCGACGTCGACGGGGTCGACCCCGGCGACGTCCGTCCGGTCGAGGCCCGGATGCTCGTCGGGCTCGTGCCCCAGACCGCCGCGGACCTGCTCTACCTCGAAACGGTCGACCGCGAGTGCGCCGCCGCCGACGACCAGGCGGGCGTCGCCCCGGGAACGTGCCGAGGTCTGCTGGACCGCCTGGCGCCGGGCATCGTGGGACACCGTCACCCGCGCGACCTGTCGGAGGGTCAGAAGCTGGCTCTCGTGCTGGCCGTCGTGCTGACCGCCCAGCCCGCGGTCGTGGCGCTCGACGAGCCCACGCGCGGTCTGGACTACCCGGGCAAGGCGGCGCTGGCCCGCATCCTGCACGACCTCGCCGCCGACGGGCACGGCATCGTCGTGTCCAGTCATGACGTCGAGTTCGTCGCGACGGTGGCCGACACGGTCGTCGTCCTGGCGGACGGCGAGGTCGTGTCGTCGGGCCCGGTGCGCGAGGTGCTGGCCGAGTCGCCGGCGTTCGCGCCGCAGGTCTCCAAGGTGCTCGGTCACGACTGGCTCACGGTCGACGAGGTCGCGGCCCGGCTGCCGTCGGAGGTGGTCCGGTGA
- a CDS encoding endo alpha-1,4 polygalactosaminidase, translating to MTFVVSLALAVLTAVTPIALPPAGGTADYQLGGAYRPASDVEIVVRDRTAKPASGVYSVCYVNAFQTQPGRLSWWRKKHPGLLLRDGKGRLVRDRDWPGEVLLDLRTARKRAAAVRIARRWFAGCADRGFRAVEPDNLDSWTRSKKLLKRSHARAHARLLVRAAHAERLAIAQKNTAGLNGRRLGFDFAVAEECEVYRECGRYTRMYGRRVIEVEYTDNGREAFARACRARGSRISVVLRDRDLIARGRPGHVFRTC from the coding sequence ATGACGTTCGTGGTCTCGCTGGCGCTGGCCGTGCTCACCGCGGTCACTCCGATCGCGCTGCCGCCGGCGGGCGGAACGGCCGACTACCAGCTCGGCGGCGCCTACCGGCCCGCGTCCGACGTCGAGATCGTGGTCCGTGATCGCACCGCGAAACCGGCCTCCGGCGTGTACTCGGTCTGTTACGTGAACGCGTTCCAGACGCAGCCGGGCCGCCTCTCGTGGTGGCGGAAGAAGCACCCCGGGCTGTTGTTGCGCGATGGCAAGGGCCGCCTCGTGCGCGACCGCGACTGGCCCGGCGAGGTCCTGCTGGACCTGCGCACGGCGAGGAAGCGCGCCGCCGCGGTGAGGATCGCCCGGAGGTGGTTCGCCGGCTGTGCCGACCGCGGTTTCCGGGCCGTCGAGCCGGACAACCTCGACTCGTGGACCCGCTCGAAGAAGCTGCTGAAGCGCTCGCATGCCCGCGCTCACGCGAGGCTCCTGGTGCGTGCCGCGCACGCCGAGCGCCTCGCGATCGCGCAGAAGAACACGGCCGGACTGAACGGCCGGAGGCTGGGCTTCGACTTCGCCGTGGCCGAGGAGTGCGAGGTGTACCGCGAGTGCGGCCGATACACGCGGATGTACGGCCGCCGGGTGATCGAGGTGGAGTACACCGACAACGGCCGCGAGGCCTTCGCCCGGGCCTGCCGGGCGCGGGGCTCGCGGATCTCGGTCGTGCTGCGTGATCGTGATCTCATCGCCCGTGGGCGGCCCGGGCACGTCTTCCGCACCTGCTAG
- a CDS encoding energy-coupling factor transporter transmembrane component T, with the protein MTTLADPAAPTTGRSPGRPRRELHPGAWWLWALGLAAGASFTLNPFLLLATVAIAGLVVAACRGDAPWALSFRYYLYFGLLIVVMRVVFRIVLGGGSAPDDPVLFHLPEIPLPEAARGIQLLGDVTVNEVLVGLYDGMRLAALIICVGAANSLANPKRLLASAPPALYEVGAALVVAVSVFPQLAESVRRVNRARKLRGDASRGTGAMHRVVIPVLEDALDRSMTLAAGMDARGYGRSGTAAPRERFVTGVLMLLGLFGLIVGTYGYLDGAAPRVLSYPMLVVGLVFAVLALRSAGRRVHRTRYRPLRWYAAEYLTAASGIAVAVGLKVLSTHQVAVLYPDVPGWPPLSVTSLLVVAIAIAPVFVAPQAPVAHDQIGGEPA; encoded by the coding sequence ATGACCACGCTCGCCGACCCCGCCGCACCCACCACGGGTCGGTCTCCGGGTCGGCCACGTCGCGAACTGCACCCCGGAGCCTGGTGGCTGTGGGCGCTCGGCCTCGCCGCCGGAGCGTCCTTCACGCTCAATCCCTTCCTGCTCCTGGCGACGGTCGCGATCGCGGGACTCGTGGTGGCGGCATGCCGCGGCGACGCGCCATGGGCCCTGTCGTTCCGGTACTACCTCTACTTCGGACTGCTCATCGTGGTGATGCGGGTGGTCTTCCGCATCGTGCTCGGTGGCGGATCGGCCCCGGACGACCCGGTGCTGTTCCACCTTCCCGAGATCCCGTTGCCCGAGGCGGCGCGCGGGATCCAGCTCCTCGGCGACGTCACCGTCAACGAGGTGCTGGTCGGCCTGTACGACGGGATGCGGCTGGCCGCCCTGATCATCTGCGTCGGCGCCGCGAACTCGCTGGCCAACCCCAAGCGGCTGCTCGCCTCGGCCCCGCCGGCGCTCTATGAGGTCGGCGCCGCCCTGGTCGTGGCCGTCTCGGTGTTCCCGCAGTTGGCCGAGAGCGTCCGCCGGGTCAACCGCGCCCGCAAGCTGCGCGGCGACGCCAGCCGGGGCACGGGCGCGATGCATCGTGTCGTGATCCCGGTGCTGGAGGACGCGCTCGACCGCTCGATGACCCTCGCCGCGGGGATGGACGCACGCGGGTATGGCCGCAGCGGCACGGCGGCTCCGCGCGAGCGGTTCGTCACCGGGGTGCTGATGCTGCTCGGCCTGTTCGGGCTGATCGTCGGCACCTACGGCTACCTCGACGGCGCGGCGCCGCGGGTGCTGTCCTATCCGATGCTGGTCGTCGGGCTCGTCTTCGCCGTGCTGGCCCTGCGGTCCGCGGGCCGGCGGGTCCACCGCACCCGGTACCGGCCCCTGCGGTGGTACGCCGCGGAGTACCTCACGGCGGCGTCCGGGATCGCCGTCGCCGTGGGACTCAAGGTGCTCTCGACCCACCAGGTGGCCGTGCTCTACCCCGATGTCCCGGGGTGGCCGCCGCTGAGCGTGACGTCGCTGCTGGTCGTGGCCATCGCGATCGCGCCGGTCTTCGTGGCCCCGCAGGCCCCCGTCGCCCACGACCAGATCGGCGGTGAGCCCGCATGA